The Paraphotobacterium marinum genome contains a region encoding:
- a CDS encoding protein kinase family protein, with protein sequence MNSVHKLFYDWAFLNAQDKIIEYAFLEGGMSSEVLYFKTQNKQLVWKKSNEELPKLGLSAFNEYFILEKIIDQNFSPKPIAKAKFGYIQEFINGTIIDLKEFQSCAVSILSRIHKIKLNTWHNTISPISVIELYWNSLADSHKNTAIIKKKIFY encoded by the coding sequence GTGAATAGTGTTCATAAACTATTCTATGATTGGGCGTTTTTAAACGCTCAAGATAAAATCATCGAATATGCCTTTTTAGAAGGTGGAATGTCTTCCGAAGTTTTGTATTTTAAGACACAAAATAAACAATTGGTGTGGAAAAAATCAAATGAGGAGCTACCAAAATTAGGCCTTTCAGCTTTCAACGAATATTTTATATTAGAAAAAATTATTGATCAGAACTTTAGTCCAAAACCTATTGCAAAAGCAAAATTTGGTTACATACAAGAGTTTATAAATGGAACAATAATTGATTTAAAAGAGTTTCAAAGTTGTGCTGTTTCAATTCTATCTAGGATTCATAAAATTAAATTAAATACTTGGCATAATACTATTTCACCCATTTCAGTTATTGAGCTCTATTGGAATTCGCTTGCAGATTCTCATAAGAACACTGCAATAATAAAAAAAAAAATATTTTATTAA
- a CDS encoding fumarate hydratase, which translates to MTIIKSKDLIDSVEDALQFISYYHPKDFIDALYQAYLNEESKAAKDAMSQILVNSKMSAEGKRPICQDTGIVTCFVKVGMDVRWDSKLSLQEMIDEGVRKAYLNPDNPLRASIVSEPAGRRLNTKDNTPSVVHVELIPGNTVTVYLAAKGGGSENKSKLVMLNPSDDIVETIAEIVPKMGAGWCPPGVLGIGIGGTAEKAAVLAKESLLDHININHLSKKDVLTDEEQLRLDIYNKVNSLGIGAQGLGGLTTVLDVKIKSAPTHAASKPLCIIPNCAATRHIHFTLDGQGKASLPKPNLDDWPEISMGNSAESKRVNLNNITKQDIESWVCGETLLISGKILTGRDAAHKRLLNMWESGEEFPKNINFENKFIYYVGPVDAVGDEVVGPAGPTTSTRMDKFTDFMLEKLKISGMIGKAERGPKTVDSIKRNKSVYLMAVGGAAYLVSKAIKSAKVVAFPDLGMEAIYEFEVENMPVTVAVDTNGENIHEKGPGIWKIEIEKMNQLQQKKI; encoded by the coding sequence ATGACAATAATTAAAAGCAAAGATTTGATTGATAGCGTGGAAGATGCACTACAATTCATATCGTACTATCACCCTAAAGATTTTATTGATGCACTTTACCAAGCTTATTTAAATGAAGAAAGCAAGGCAGCAAAAGATGCAATGTCGCAAATATTAGTTAACTCAAAAATGTCTGCAGAGGGAAAGAGGCCTATTTGTCAAGATACAGGTATTGTGACATGTTTTGTTAAAGTAGGTATGGATGTGAGGTGGGACTCAAAACTTTCCCTACAAGAAATGATTGATGAGGGTGTTAGAAAAGCATATCTAAATCCGGATAATCCTCTTCGAGCTTCTATTGTTTCTGAACCAGCAGGTAGAAGACTTAATACAAAAGATAATACACCATCTGTAGTTCATGTTGAATTAATACCAGGTAATACAGTTACAGTTTATCTTGCTGCAAAAGGTGGTGGATCAGAAAATAAATCTAAATTGGTGATGTTAAACCCTTCGGACGACATAGTTGAAACTATAGCTGAAATTGTGCCTAAAATGGGAGCTGGTTGGTGTCCACCAGGTGTGCTCGGTATTGGTATTGGTGGTACAGCAGAGAAAGCGGCTGTGCTTGCAAAAGAGTCTTTATTAGATCATATAAATATTAATCACTTATCTAAAAAAGATGTGCTTACGGACGAGGAACAATTAAGATTAGATATTTATAATAAAGTTAACTCTTTAGGTATAGGGGCACAGGGATTAGGAGGATTGACAACTGTTTTAGATGTGAAGATTAAATCAGCACCTACCCATGCCGCATCAAAACCTTTATGTATAATTCCAAATTGTGCCGCGACACGTCATATTCACTTTACATTAGATGGTCAAGGTAAAGCATCTTTACCAAAACCCAATTTAGATGATTGGCCAGAAATATCAATGGGTAACTCTGCTGAATCAAAAAGAGTTAATTTAAATAATATAACTAAACAAGACATAGAAAGTTGGGTTTGTGGTGAAACTTTATTAATCTCCGGAAAAATTCTTACAGGTCGAGATGCAGCTCATAAACGCTTATTAAATATGTGGGAATCTGGAGAAGAGTTTCCAAAAAACATTAACTTTGAAAATAAATTTATTTATTATGTTGGTCCAGTGGATGCCGTTGGTGACGAAGTTGTTGGTCCCGCAGGACCAACAACTTCAACTAGGATGGATAAATTTACAGATTTTATGCTTGAAAAACTAAAAATTTCTGGAATGATTGGTAAAGCTGAAAGAGGTCCCAAAACTGTAGACTCCATAAAAAGAAATAAATCTGTTTATTTAATGGCTGTTGGTGGTGCCGCTTATTTGGTTTCTAAAGCAATTAAATCAGCAAAAGTTGTTGCATTTCCTGATTTAGGTATGGAAGCTATTTATGAATTTGAAGTAGAAAATATGCCAGTAACTGTTGCCGTTGATACAAATGGAGAGAATATTCACGAGAAGGGTCCAGGAATATGGAAAATAGAAATTGAAAAAATGAATCAACTTCAACAAAAAAAGATATAA
- the pyrC gene encoding dihydroorotase produces MNKLIITRPDDWHIHLRDDDFLEQTVKDISRYMSRAIVMPNLVPPIINSKMAQDYKKRIMAHAENKFNPLMTLYLTDNTTVKDIEEAIKDPHVFAVKLYPAGATTNSSSGVTNIKNIYPLLEIMEKAKFPLLLHGEVTSNDIDIYDREKAFIDKHLIPTRKKFPNLKIVLEHITTKDAVEYVLSQKKNTAATITAHHLMFNRNDMLVGGLKPHLYCLPILKRDIHQNALITAATSGDSRFFLGTDSAPHAKHKKESSCCGAGSYTAHASLELYAEIFEEKNALQHLEAFASFNGPDFYNLPRNKDKITLVKENWLVPDHLPFGDTILKPIRANENISWKVLD; encoded by the coding sequence ATGAACAAACTCATAATAACTAGACCTGATGATTGGCATATTCACTTAAGAGATGATGATTTTTTAGAACAAACAGTAAAAGATATTAGTCGATATATGTCACGTGCTATCGTTATGCCTAATCTTGTCCCACCTATAATTAATTCAAAAATGGCACAAGATTATAAGAAAAGAATTATGGCTCATGCTGAAAATAAATTTAATCCTCTAATGACATTATATTTGACAGATAATACAACGGTAAAGGATATTGAGGAAGCGATTAAAGATCCTCATGTTTTTGCTGTAAAATTATACCCTGCTGGTGCAACTACAAACTCAAGTTCAGGTGTTACTAACATAAAAAACATTTATCCCCTTCTTGAAATTATGGAAAAAGCGAAATTTCCTCTACTTTTACATGGCGAAGTAACATCAAATGATATTGATATTTACGATCGTGAAAAAGCTTTTATTGATAAACATTTAATCCCTACTAGAAAAAAATTTCCTAATTTAAAAATAGTTTTAGAACATATTACAACAAAAGATGCAGTAGAATATGTACTCTCTCAAAAAAAGAATACAGCCGCCACAATCACTGCTCATCACCTAATGTTTAATAGAAATGATATGTTAGTCGGAGGTTTAAAGCCTCATTTATATTGTCTCCCAATTTTAAAAAGAGATATACATCAAAATGCATTAATAACAGCAGCAACATCTGGTGATTCGAGATTTTTCTTGGGAACTGACTCAGCACCTCATGCTAAACATAAGAAAGAATCTTCATGTTGCGGAGCAGGTTCTTATACTGCTCATGCATCCCTGGAGCTTTACGCTGAGATTTTCGAAGAAAAAAATGCTCTTCAACATTTAGAAGCATTTGCAAGTTTTAATGGGCCAGATTTTTACAATCTTCCTAGAAATAAAGATAAAATAACCTTAGTCAAAGAGAACTGGTTGGTTCCTGATCACCTCCCCTTTGGAGATACAATACTAAAACCTATTCGCGCAAATGAAAATATTTCGTGGAAAGTATTAGATTAA
- a CDS encoding phosphotransferase, translating to MFKPTLCHNDLHPGNLFKVKNQFKVIDWEYAYIYDPSYDLAMMIYLNQMDIDDAVSQYCSINFQINEKKWKKAIIYWTPYCKFICKLWEKLK from the coding sequence ATTTTCAAGCCAACTCTTTGTCATAATGACCTGCATCCCGGTAATCTATTCAAAGTTAAAAATCAATTTAAAGTTATTGATTGGGAGTATGCCTATATTTATGATCCTTCTTATGACTTGGCTATGATGATATACCTTAATCAAATGGATATTGATGATGCAGTTAGTCAATACTGTTCTATAAATTTTCAAATTAATGAAAAGAAATGGAAAAAAGCAATTATATATTGGACACCATACTGTAAATTTATTTGCAAACTATGGGAAAAGTTGAAATAA
- a CDS encoding HIT domain-containing protein translates to MEETIFSKIIKQELPADIIYQDDLVTAFRDINPKAPVHILIIPNKLIPTINDIEDCDELMLGRLFTVAKNIAKSEGISKNGYRLIMNCNQHGGQEVYHIHMHLVGGEPLGPMLMNL, encoded by the coding sequence ATGGAAGAAACAATTTTTAGTAAAATTATTAAGCAAGAGTTACCAGCAGATATTATTTATCAAGATGATTTGGTAACAGCATTTCGCGACATAAATCCAAAGGCCCCAGTTCATATTCTTATTATTCCGAACAAACTGATCCCAACAATAAATGATATTGAAGATTGTGATGAATTGATGCTAGGCAGACTTTTTACAGTAGCAAAAAATATCGCAAAAAGTGAAGGAATTAGTAAAAATGGTTATAGATTAATCATGAACTGTAATCAACATGGCGGTCAAGAAGTTTATCACATTCACATGCATTTAGTTGGTGGTGAGCCATTAGGCCCAATGTTAATGAATTTATAG